A region of Lycium barbarum isolate Lr01 chromosome 3, ASM1917538v2, whole genome shotgun sequence DNA encodes the following proteins:
- the LOC132629966 gene encoding probable 2-oxoglutarate-dependent dioxygenase SLC1, with protein MSPALAKSAENLKNEIEDYHKGVKYLHESGIQRVPKKYIFPISERPKYAINGKQQARKEHNLKLPIIDFAQLHGPNRAQVLDSLSDACENYGFFQLVNHGIPDEVIRSTVDVGGRFFDLPLVEREKYMTTDMTTPVRCGTSFNQTKDGVFCWRDFLKLVCHPLPDVLPHWPSSPSDFREKAVAYSKETKFLFLKLVEAILESLGITTKNKTQNNEMLKEFEDGSQLMAVNFYPPCPDPDLTLGMPPHSDYGFLTLLLQDEVEGLQVKCNGDWVTVQPIPGAFVVNVGDHLEIFSNGKYKSVLHRVLVNSLKSRISVASLHSLPFNSVVRPSPKLISETNPKRYKDTNFAAFLEYIKSCDSINKSFLETRKLT; from the exons aTGTCTCCAGCATTGGCAAAATCTGCTGAAAATTTGAAGAATGAAATTGAAGATTATCATAAAGGAGTGAAGTATTTGCATGAAAGTGGAATTCAAAGAGTACCAAAAAAGTACATCTTTCCTATTTCTGAACGTCCTAAATATGCTATAAATGGGAAGCAACAAGCTAGAAAAGAACACAACCTTAAGCTCCCCATCATAGATTTTGCTCAACTCCATGGACCTAATAGAGCTCAAGTTCTTGATTCATTATCCGATGCTTGTGAAAACTATGGATTTTTCCAG TTAGTAAACCATGGAATTCCGGATGAGGTTATAAGAAGCACGGTGGATGTTGGGGGAAGGTTTTTTGATCTACCATTAGTAGAAAGAGAGAAGTACATGACAACGGACATGACAACACCAGTTAGATGTGGGACGAGTTTTAATCAAACAAAAGATGGTGTCTTTTGTTGGAGAGACTTTCTTAAGTTGGTTTGTCACCCTCTTCCTGATGTTCTTCCTCATTGGCCTTCTTCTCCCTCTGATTTTAG GGAAAAGGCAGTTGCATACTCGAAAGAGACCAAATTCTTGTTTTTAAAGTTAGTGGAAGCCATCCTAGAGAGCCTTGGCATTACAACAAAAAACAAGACACAAAATAATGAAATGTTAAAAGAATTTGAAGATGGAAGCCAGCTGATGGCTGTCAATTTCTACCCTCCTTGTCCTGATCCTGATTTGACACTTGGAATGCCACCTCATTCTGATTATGGATTCCTAACTCTTCTTCTTCAAGATGAAGTTGAAGGTTTGCAAGTGAAGTGCAATGGAGATTGGGTCACTGTTCAACCTATCCCTGGTGCTTTTGTGGTCAATGTTGGTGACCACCTCGAG ATATTTAGCAATGGGAAGTACAAGAGTGTGCTACATAGAGTTCTTGTGAACTCCTTGAAGTCAAGAATTTCAGTGGCTTCCTTGCATAGTCTTCCATTCAATAGCGTAGTAAGGCCGTCACCTAAATTAATTAGTGAAACAAATCCAAAACGTTACAAAGACACAAATTTTGCTGCATTTCTTGAGTACATAAAATCTTGTGACTCCATCAACAAGAGTTTCCTCGAGACAAGGAAGTTAACATGA